The Porphyrobacter sp. HT-58-2 genome has a window encoding:
- a CDS encoding division/cell wall cluster transcriptional repressor MraZ, which translates to MSAFGGYNGQAYSPAGEKGRFVLPPEFRKAVKESSGGNRTLCLASHGKFDCLIGFGLSRREQLNAQLDREEERAIRLGDANFDRDVRAGQLFGFSQLPFDDSGRFVMPEHLRGLGKVGEGLYFHAAGDFFFVWAPEELLRMGPEWKSAQAACQTLMAAARKGGAA; encoded by the coding sequence GTGTCTGCTTTTGGAGGATATAACGGCCAAGCTTACTCGCCTGCGGGCGAGAAGGGTCGCTTTGTCCTTCCGCCCGAGTTCCGCAAGGCGGTCAAGGAAAGCTCCGGCGGCAACCGCACCTTGTGCCTTGCATCGCATGGCAAGTTTGATTGCCTGATCGGTTTCGGCCTGTCGCGCCGGGAACAGCTCAACGCGCAGCTCGATCGCGAGGAGGAGCGGGCGATCCGCCTGGGTGATGCGAACTTCGACCGTGATGTGCGCGCTGGCCAGCTGTTCGGCTTTTCGCAACTGCCCTTCGATGACAGCGGCCGCTTTGTCATGCCCGAGCATCTGCGCGGTCTGGGGAAGGTGGGCGAGGGGCTGTACTTCCACGCGGCGGGCGATTTCTTCTTCGTCTGGGCGCCGGAAGAACTGCTGCGCATGGGGCCTGAATGGAAAAGCGCGCAGGCCGCCTGCCAGACGCTGATGGCCGCTGCCCGGAAAGGGGGGGCAGCATGA
- the rsmH gene encoding 16S rRNA (cytosine(1402)-N(4))-methyltransferase RsmH produces MTDAPHIPVLLDEVIAAIAPRPGMTIVDATFGAGGYTTALLEAGARVHAFDRDPDAITAGQALVARFDGRLVLHPARFSAMRAQLAAIGVESVDAVVMDIGVSSMQLDQGERGFAFMHDGPLDMRMSMAGESAADFLNTADEGAIADVLYNYGEERQSRRVARAIVAARPLATTGDLARVVRRALGHKPHDKKDPATRTFQAVRIHVNDELGELEAGLAAAEALLTTGGVLAVVSFHSLEDRIVKQFLKSASGAGRAVSRHLPGEIPGPAPTFAQVSKAIRPTEAEILRNPRARSSTLRHAIRTGAPPRSLAA; encoded by the coding sequence ATGACCGATGCGCCCCACATTCCGGTGCTGCTTGACGAAGTGATCGCCGCGATTGCCCCGCGCCCCGGCATGACCATCGTCGATGCCACCTTCGGTGCGGGCGGCTATACCACCGCGCTGCTGGAGGCAGGCGCGCGCGTTCACGCCTTCGACCGCGATCCCGATGCGATCACCGCAGGGCAGGCGTTGGTGGCGCGTTTCGACGGGCGGCTGGTGCTGCACCCGGCGCGCTTTTCGGCGATGCGCGCGCAGCTTGCTGCGATCGGCGTCGAGAGCGTCGATGCGGTGGTGATGGATATTGGCGTCTCCTCGATGCAGCTCGATCAAGGCGAGCGGGGCTTTGCCTTCATGCATGACGGCCCGCTCGACATGCGCATGAGCATGGCTGGCGAAAGTGCGGCGGATTTCCTCAACACCGCTGATGAAGGCGCCATTGCCGATGTGCTCTACAATTACGGCGAGGAACGCCAGTCGCGCCGGGTGGCCCGCGCGATCGTTGCTGCGCGCCCGCTGGCAACCACCGGCGATCTTGCCCGCGTGGTGCGCCGGGCTCTGGGTCACAAGCCCCATGACAAGAAAGACCCCGCGACCCGCACCTTTCAGGCGGTGCGCATCCATGTAAATGACGAGCTGGGCGAGCTGGAAGCCGGGCTGGCTGCTGCCGAGGCGTTGCTGACAACAGGCGGCGTGCTGGCTGTTGTCAGCTTTCACAGTCTTGAAGACCGGATCGTGAAGCAGTTTCTCAAGTCAGCCAGCGGGGCAGGCCGCGCAGTCTCGCGCCACCTGCCCGGTGAAATTCCCGGCCCTGCACCGACTTTTGCGCAGGTCTCCAAGGCGATCCGCCCGACCGAAGCCGAAATCCTGCGCAATCCCCGCGCCCGTTCGTCCACCTTGCGCCATGCGATCCGCACCGGTGCGCCGCCAAGGAGCCTCGCTGCATGA
- a CDS encoding peptidoglycan D,D-transpeptidase FtsI family protein, whose translation MNTLAARAAAIPSIPAGRVRSVNLRAQWLLTARLRVLWLLGGFVAVALVALLRITSLGLAGQALERTSLEEALLPPRGEITDRNGAALARAFPAYALWFDPKAMGDDGAPLVHGPEQVARELKAIFPDIDEARMARRLASGKPGYLRRRILPEEANKVFALGEIALEIPRETDRYYPQGTLAAHVLGYVAEGQGGQLGMEQVLDERLSHPTKRVEPVALSLDLRVQGALEDELRKGMLATNAIGAAGIVLDVDTGEVMALASLPEFDPNTAGASGATNVFNRVTNGVYELGSTFKPLSVAAAIDAGVVRDLGKAWDASPVQVGRRTIKDMKPKGATLNVPQALVYSSNTVTARVADALGPERLRRTMIDLGMDSRPYIELPARGYPIWPKGQWSRVTNMTVSYGHGLAVTPLHLASGYAAMVNGGIWRPATLMKLDPKDAPRGRRVFKESTSHRMRQMLRMISLYGTGKLADAPGYRVGGKTGSAEKANRGGYAKTSLVSSFAAAFPLDAPRYVVVIVLDEPKGTAASSFQRTAGYTAAPVVGKLVPRIGPMLGVQPDESRDVDISDLRYLVDKH comes from the coding sequence ATGAATACTCTGGCTGCCCGCGCAGCCGCCATCCCCTCGATCCCCGCCGGCCGCGTGCGCAGCGTAAACCTGCGGGCGCAATGGCTGCTGACCGCGCGCCTCAGAGTGCTGTGGCTGCTGGGCGGATTTGTCGCAGTGGCGCTGGTGGCGCTGCTGCGGATCACTTCGCTCGGGCTTGCGGGACAGGCGCTGGAACGCACCAGTCTTGAAGAGGCCCTGCTGCCCCCGCGCGGCGAGATCACCGACCGTAATGGTGCAGCGTTGGCGCGGGCCTTCCCGGCCTATGCCCTGTGGTTCGACCCCAAGGCGATGGGCGATGACGGCGCGCCGCTGGTCCACGGCCCCGAACAGGTCGCGCGCGAACTGAAGGCGATCTTCCCCGATATTGATGAGGCGCGCATGGCGCGTCGCCTTGCCTCGGGAAAGCCGGGCTACCTGCGCCGCCGGATTCTGCCGGAAGAAGCCAACAAGGTTTTCGCGCTGGGCGAAATTGCGCTGGAGATCCCGCGTGAGACTGATCGCTATTATCCGCAAGGCACGCTGGCTGCGCACGTGCTGGGCTATGTCGCCGAAGGGCAGGGCGGGCAGCTGGGCATGGAGCAGGTGCTTGACGAAAGGCTGAGCCACCCCACCAAGCGGGTCGAGCCGGTGGCGCTCTCGCTTGATCTGAGGGTTCAGGGCGCGCTTGAGGATGAACTGCGCAAGGGGATGCTGGCGACCAACGCGATCGGCGCGGCGGGTATCGTGCTTGATGTCGATACGGGCGAGGTGATGGCGCTGGCGAGCCTGCCCGAATTCGATCCCAACACCGCCGGCGCGAGCGGCGCGACCAATGTGTTCAACCGCGTTACCAACGGGGTTTACGAACTTGGTTCCACCTTCAAGCCGCTGAGCGTTGCGGCTGCAATCGATGCTGGTGTGGTGCGCGATCTGGGCAAGGCCTGGGATGCCAGCCCGGTGCAGGTCGGACGGCGCACGATCAAGGACATGAAGCCCAAGGGCGCGACCCTGAATGTGCCGCAGGCGCTGGTCTATTCCTCCAACACCGTCACCGCGCGGGTCGCCGATGCACTGGGGCCGGAACGTCTGCGCCGCACCATGATTGATCTGGGGATGGACAGCCGCCCCTACATCGAACTGCCCGCACGCGGCTATCCGATCTGGCCCAAGGGACAATGGAGCCGCGTCACCAACATGACCGTCAGCTATGGCCACGGGCTCGCCGTCACCCCGCTGCATCTGGCAAGCGGCTATGCAGCGATGGTCAATGGCGGGATCTGGCGTCCGGCGACGCTGATGAAACTTGATCCCAAGGATGCGCCGCGCGGACGGCGGGTGTTCAAGGAATCGACCTCGCACCGGATGCGCCAGATGCTGCGCATGATCTCGCTTTATGGCACTGGCAAGCTGGCCGATGCGCCCGGTTACCGTGTGGGCGGCAAGACCGGATCGGCCGAGAAGGCCAACCGCGGGGGCTATGCCAAGACCTCGCTGGTATCGTCCTTCGCGGCGGCCTTCCCGCTCGATGCGCCGCGCTATGTCGTGGTGATCGTGCTGGACGAACCCAAAGGCACGGCAGCATCGAGCTTCCAGCGCACGGCGGGTTATACGGCTGCGCCAGTGGTCGGCAAGCTGGTGCCGCGTATCGGTCCGATGCTGGGCGTGCAGCCCGACGAAAGCCGCGATGTCGACATTTCCGACCTGCGCTATCTGGTGGACAAGCACTGA
- a CDS encoding UDP-N-acetylmuramoyl-L-alanyl-D-glutamate--2,6-diaminopimelate ligase encodes MRLAHLLEQAGIAAAGAGDQTVTGFAIDHRKVAPGTIFGAFQGVSFNGEDYIRPAIAAGAVAVVARPEARVDGVPHIADVTPRRAFARLAAGFFSPYPATIVAVTGTNGKTSTVEMTRQIWRMAGERAASIGTLGVTTPDGSVSTGLTTPDIVTFLGNMAGLAREGVTHVAYEASSHGLDQYRNEGLTVAASAFTNFSRDHLDYHGTMEAYFAAKMRLFTEVVAPGSPAIIHDAGDGSEWTAKAIAQAKSRGLDVRTVGEGGSFLKLIAREPGQLGQVLQIEYQDEMRKVGLPLIGAYQAANALVAAGLAMATGVPASATFDALTRLQPVRGRLERAALNQAGAPAYVDYAHTPDALEAAIAALRPHVASGGRLIVVFGAGGDRDAGKRPQMGAVAARAADIAIVTDDNPRSEDPAAIRAAIMAGAGANTREIGDRRKAIAAAIGEAGASDIVLIAGKGHEQGQIFGSGDTMRIEAFDDVEVARECAGGAC; translated from the coding sequence ATGCGGCTGGCGCACCTTCTGGAGCAGGCCGGGATCGCGGCGGCAGGGGCGGGCGATCAGACCGTCACCGGCTTTGCCATCGATCACCGCAAGGTCGCCCCCGGAACCATCTTCGGCGCCTTTCAAGGTGTCAGTTTCAATGGCGAGGACTACATCCGCCCCGCCATTGCCGCGGGCGCGGTTGCCGTCGTCGCCCGCCCTGAAGCCCGCGTCGACGGCGTGCCCCACATTGCCGACGTCACCCCTCGACGCGCCTTTGCACGCCTCGCCGCGGGCTTCTTTTCTCCCTATCCGGCCACCATCGTTGCGGTGACCGGGACCAACGGCAAGACTTCTACCGTCGAGATGACCCGCCAGATCTGGCGCATGGCGGGCGAGCGCGCGGCAAGCATCGGGACGCTGGGCGTGACGACGCCGGACGGCAGCGTATCGACCGGGCTGACCACGCCCGACATCGTCACCTTCCTTGGCAACATGGCGGGCCTCGCGCGCGAAGGCGTGACCCATGTGGCCTATGAGGCATCGAGCCATGGTCTCGATCAGTATCGCAATGAAGGCCTGACGGTTGCGGCGAGCGCCTTCACCAATTTCAGCCGCGATCACCTCGACTATCACGGCACGATGGAGGCCTATTTCGCGGCCAAGATGCGGCTGTTCACCGAAGTGGTCGCGCCCGGCAGTCCGGCGATCATCCATGACGCGGGCGATGGTTCGGAATGGACGGCCAAAGCGATTGCACAGGCAAAGTCGCGCGGGCTTGATGTGCGCACGGTGGGCGAGGGCGGGAGTTTCCTCAAGCTGATTGCACGCGAACCCGGCCAGTTGGGACAGGTTCTTCAGATCGAATATCAAGACGAGATGCGGAAGGTAGGCCTGCCGCTGATCGGGGCCTATCAGGCGGCCAATGCGCTGGTCGCGGCAGGGCTGGCGATGGCAACCGGTGTTCCGGCCTCTGCCACCTTCGACGCCCTGACGCGCCTGCAACCCGTGCGCGGACGGCTGGAGCGCGCCGCGCTCAATCAGGCCGGCGCGCCTGCCTATGTTGATTACGCCCACACGCCCGACGCGCTGGAAGCCGCTATCGCCGCGCTGCGCCCGCACGTCGCCTCTGGCGGTCGTCTGATCGTGGTGTTCGGCGCGGGCGGAGACCGGGACGCGGGCAAGCGTCCGCAGATGGGCGCAGTCGCCGCGCGTGCGGCCGATATCGCCATAGTCACCGATGACAATCCGCGCAGCGAAGACCCCGCCGCCATCCGCGCCGCGATCATGGCGGGCGCAGGCGCGAATACCCGCGAAATCGGGGATCGCCGCAAGGCCATTGCCGCCGCAATTGGGGAAGCAGGGGCAAGCGACATTGTGCTCATCGCCGGGAAAGGCCACGAGCAAGGGCAAATCTTCGGGTCAGGAGACACCATGCGGATCGAAGCTTTCGACGATGTCGAAGTGGCGCGCGAATGCGCCGGAGGGGCTTGCTGA
- a CDS encoding UDP-N-acetylmuramoyl-tripeptide--D-alanyl-D-alanine ligase, with protein MNAPLSHPMLHQWPVAARDALPLALWNAAEIEAATGGIASHDFQAAGVEMDSRDVKPGDVFVALKGEAMDGHRFIPAAFAKGAVAAIVDRPVDYPHVLVKDTAQALHDLAHFARDRAVDAVRIGITGSVGKTGMKEAIFACLDRASRGAAHRSVRSYNNHVGVPLSLARMPARAKFGVFEMGMNHRHEIAPLAAHVRPHVALITTIAPAHIENLGSLEAIADEKSEIFTGLVAGGVAVIPADSEWAERMIGHARALGAQIVTFGRSEGADVRLLDAIPAAGGGSLVTADLGDRRICYTIAEPGEHWIVNSLGVMAAVRAAGGDLASAGLALAEMGGLKGRGARHTITLPQGGTALLIDESYNANPASMRATLKALAATPAVRRIAVLGSMKELGDFADAFHRQLAEPLIEADVSHAILVGSEMQALAEELGACELGKVASGSLGKGPSFAHCQSPDEAIAMLGQFGLTQGDAVLVKGSNSVGLGRLVAHFTDTARTAG; from the coding sequence ATGAACGCGCCCCTGTCTCACCCGATGCTTCACCAGTGGCCCGTCGCCGCTCGCGATGCCCTCCCGCTGGCGCTGTGGAACGCCGCCGAGATCGAAGCGGCAACCGGCGGAATCGCCAGCCATGACTTTCAGGCTGCGGGGGTCGAAATGGACTCGCGCGACGTAAAGCCGGGTGATGTGTTCGTGGCGTTGAAGGGCGAGGCGATGGATGGGCATCGCTTCATCCCCGCCGCCTTCGCCAAGGGCGCGGTCGCAGCCATCGTCGACCGGCCGGTCGATTATCCGCACGTGCTGGTGAAGGACACCGCGCAGGCGCTGCATGATCTGGCTCATTTCGCGCGTGACCGTGCGGTTGATGCGGTGCGGATCGGGATCACGGGTTCGGTCGGCAAGACCGGGATGAAGGAGGCGATCTTCGCCTGCCTCGACCGCGCCAGCCGGGGTGCGGCGCATCGTTCGGTGCGCAGCTACAACAATCATGTCGGCGTGCCGCTGTCGCTGGCGCGCATGCCTGCGAGGGCGAAATTCGGCGTGTTCGAAATGGGGATGAACCACCGCCATGAAATCGCGCCGCTGGCCGCGCATGTGCGTCCCCACGTCGCGCTGATCACCACCATCGCGCCTGCCCATATCGAGAACCTCGGCAGCCTTGAGGCGATTGCCGATGAAAAGTCGGAAATCTTCACCGGCCTCGTAGCCGGCGGGGTGGCGGTCATTCCGGCGGACAGCGAGTGGGCCGAACGGATGATCGGCCACGCGCGGGCGCTTGGTGCGCAGATCGTGACCTTCGGCCGGAGCGAAGGCGCGGACGTGCGCTTGCTCGATGCGATTCCGGCGGCGGGCGGTGGTTCGCTGGTGACGGCTGACCTTGGCGACCGGCGCATTTGCTACACCATTGCCGAGCCGGGCGAGCATTGGATCGTCAATTCGCTGGGCGTCATGGCCGCCGTGCGCGCCGCCGGAGGCGATCTGGCGAGTGCAGGGCTGGCGCTGGCTGAGATGGGCGGACTGAAGGGCCGCGGCGCGCGTCACACGATCACGCTCCCCCAAGGCGGCACCGCGCTGCTGATCGACGAAAGCTACAATGCCAACCCGGCTTCGATGCGCGCGACACTGAAGGCTCTGGCAGCGACGCCCGCCGTGCGCCGCATCGCGGTGCTGGGCAGCATGAAGGAACTCGGCGACTTTGCCGATGCCTTCCACCGCCAGCTTGCCGAACCGCTGATTGAGGCGGACGTAAGCCATGCCATTCTCGTCGGGTCTGAGATGCAGGCGTTGGCCGAGGAACTTGGCGCCTGCGAACTGGGGAAAGTTGCGAGCGGTTCGCTTGGCAAGGGGCCAAGCTTCGCTCATTGCCAAAGTCCGGACGAGGCGATTGCGATGCTCGGGCAATTCGGCCTGACGCAAGGGGACGCGGTGCTGGTCAAGGGTTCCAATTCGGTCGGTCTGGGCCGGCTGGTTGCACACTTTACCGACACCGCCCGCACGGCAGGCTGA
- the mraY gene encoding phospho-N-acetylmuramoyl-pentapeptide-transferase: MLYLLAEWLGFEGILNLVRYQSFRAGATLMTALIIGLLIGERFINFLRVRQGKGQPIREDGPQTHLAKRGTPTMGGLLILTALTCAMLLWMDLTSPFVWACLAVTIGFGFIGFLDDYDKVSKNSHAGVPGRVRLGLEFVVAGIAAWIIVSEINTNLYLPFLTGVSIPLGPAYYVFAAFVIVGAGNAVNLTDGLDGLAIMPVIIAAGTFAIIAYLVGRADFSAYLGIPHVPGAGELAIFCAAIMGAGLAFLWFNAPPAAVFMGDTGSLALGGALGAIAVASHHEVVLAIVGGLFVLEAVSVIVQVFWFKRTGKRVFRMAPIHHHFEQLGWSESKVVIRFWIIAIVLALIGLSTLKLR, translated from the coding sequence ATGCTCTACCTGCTTGCCGAGTGGCTTGGCTTTGAAGGCATCCTCAATCTGGTTCGCTACCAGAGCTTCCGGGCAGGCGCGACGCTGATGACAGCGCTGATCATCGGTCTGTTGATCGGTGAGCGGTTCATCAACTTCCTGCGCGTGCGCCAGGGCAAGGGCCAGCCGATCCGCGAGGACGGGCCGCAGACCCACCTTGCCAAGCGCGGCACGCCGACGATGGGCGGCCTGTTGATCCTGACCGCGCTGACCTGCGCCATGCTGCTGTGGATGGATCTGACCAGCCCCTTCGTGTGGGCCTGCCTTGCCGTGACCATCGGCTTTGGCTTCATCGGCTTTCTCGACGATTACGACAAGGTTTCCAAGAACAGCCATGCAGGCGTGCCGGGAAGGGTGCGGCTGGGGCTGGAATTCGTGGTGGCAGGGATCGCGGCGTGGATCATCGTGAGCGAGATCAACACCAACCTCTACCTGCCCTTTCTTACTGGCGTGAGCATTCCGCTGGGGCCGGCCTATTATGTCTTTGCCGCCTTCGTGATCGTGGGCGCGGGCAATGCGGTCAACCTGACGGATGGGCTGGATGGCCTTGCGATCATGCCGGTGATCATAGCGGCAGGCACCTTCGCGATCATCGCCTATCTGGTCGGGCGCGCGGACTTCAGCGCCTATCTCGGTATTCCGCACGTGCCGGGCGCGGGCGAGCTGGCGATCTTCTGCGCGGCGATCATGGGGGCAGGGCTTGCCTTCCTGTGGTTCAACGCGCCGCCTGCCGCTGTGTTCATGGGCGACACCGGGTCGCTGGCACTGGGCGGGGCGCTGGGCGCAATCGCCGTGGCGTCGCACCATGAAGTCGTGCTGGCGATTGTCGGCGGGCTGTTCGTGCTCGAAGCGGTCAGCGTTATCGTGCAGGTGTTCTGGTTCAAGCGCACCGGCAAGCGGGTGTTCCGCATGGCCCCGATCCACCACCATTTCGAGCAGCTCGGCTGGAGCGAGAGCAAGGTCGTTATCCGGTTCTGGATCATTGCCATCGTGCTGGCGCTGATCGGGCTTTCCACCCTGAAGCTGAGGTAG
- the murD gene encoding UDP-N-acetylmuramoyl-L-alanine--D-glutamate ligase has product MITSPAFAGKRYAVLGLARSGAAAAEALLASGAQVAAWDRQPHAREPFEGRCQLIDPLELDLSGFAGVVVSPGVPLNSHPIGPHVWQYGLPVIGDIELFASARASLPPHKVVGITGTNGKSTTTALVHHILQTAGVASVMGGNIGDPILGQQPLPEGGVYVLELSSFQIDLTFTLDCDVAALTNITPDHLDRYAGFEAYAASKERLFQMQASGVAVICTEDDPTCAIAEGLETAGKALVRVKTADLDAAGLAAGRSPSLAGPHNAQNAAVAVAICRQLGLSDEQIAAGLASYRGLPHRMERVCEAGGVVYINDSKATNAASAAPALAAFPPDPAVNDGAPRIHWIVGGLPKEDGLGACADHLGNVAVAYTVGEAGPMFASHLEGQVKVERCELISEAVRRAADAAQPGEVVLLSPACASYDQFRDYEKRGHHFRQMVGVITGCDTGLDAESRSILP; this is encoded by the coding sequence GTGATCACCTCCCCCGCCTTTGCCGGAAAACGCTACGCGGTGCTCGGCCTCGCGCGTTCGGGCGCGGCAGCGGCTGAGGCACTTCTGGCAAGCGGGGCGCAGGTTGCGGCATGGGACAGGCAACCGCACGCGCGTGAACCGTTTGAAGGGCGCTGCCAGCTGATCGATCCGCTGGAACTCGATCTTTCCGGCTTTGCCGGCGTGGTCGTGTCGCCCGGTGTGCCGCTCAACAGCCACCCGATCGGGCCGCATGTGTGGCAATATGGCCTGCCGGTGATCGGCGATATCGAACTCTTCGCTTCCGCCCGCGCCAGCTTGCCGCCGCACAAGGTGGTCGGCATCACCGGAACCAACGGCAAGTCGACCACCACCGCGCTGGTTCATCACATCCTCCAGACGGCGGGCGTGGCGAGCGTCATGGGCGGCAATATCGGCGATCCGATCCTGGGACAGCAGCCCTTGCCCGAAGGGGGCGTCTATGTGCTCGAACTGTCGAGCTTCCAGATCGACCTCACCTTCACGCTCGATTGCGACGTCGCGGCGCTGACCAACATCACTCCGGATCATCTTGATCGCTATGCGGGGTTCGAAGCCTATGCGGCATCGAAGGAGCGCCTGTTCCAGATGCAGGCGAGCGGGGTGGCGGTGATCTGCACCGAGGATGATCCGACCTGCGCGATTGCCGAAGGGCTGGAGACCGCAGGCAAAGCGCTGGTGCGGGTCAAGACGGCCGATCTTGACGCAGCCGGGCTGGCAGCAGGGCGATCACCCTCGCTCGCCGGGCCGCACAATGCCCAGAACGCGGCCGTGGCGGTGGCGATTTGCCGTCAGCTGGGGCTGAGCGATGAACAGATTGCCGCAGGCCTCGCCTCCTATCGCGGGTTGCCGCACCGGATGGAGCGGGTGTGCGAGGCTGGGGGGGTTGTCTATATCAACGACAGCAAGGCGACCAACGCTGCCTCCGCCGCCCCCGCACTCGCGGCCTTTCCTCCCGATCCGGCGGTCAATGACGGCGCGCCCCGCATCCACTGGATCGTCGGAGGCCTGCCCAAGGAGGACGGGCTGGGTGCCTGTGCCGATCACCTCGGCAATGTCGCAGTCGCCTATACCGTGGGTGAGGCCGGGCCGATGTTTGCAAGCCATCTCGAAGGGCAGGTCAAGGTCGAACGCTGCGAGCTCATCAGCGAGGCGGTGCGGCGTGCCGCCGACGCTGCACAGCCGGGAGAGGTCGTTCTGCTGTCTCCCGCCTGCGCGTCCTACGACCAGTTCCGCGATTACGAAAAGCGCGGCCATCACTTCCGCCAGATGGTGGGTGTGATTACGGGATGCGACACGGGCCTTGATGCCGAAAGCCGGAGCATCCTGCCATGA
- a CDS encoding FtsW/RodA/SpoVE family cell cycle protein: MTAPAYTPVPRGSGKYLPPVPVQRRWRDEVRIWWREIDKVLLGLIVLLMGIGLLAVAAASPASADQLSTAKVTLDEFMFFKRHVVFQLMGLGLMIGLSFLDRDQARRLGILVGAVMLALLFVVPFIGEEKNGARRWINVGMSLQPSEFLKPGFAIICAWVLSWRLRDPHLPVVAYVTGFFGLIAALLMLQPNLGDAILFGGIWLVMVLLAGVAWQRIAGLIGGGLGLLVLAYIFYDNARHRIDGFLGGGTAFDQVDLAQRTITAGGWTGSGLWLGIRKMNLPEAHTDYIFSVIGEEFGLIMCGIIVLLYCGLVLRALTRMVGEDNLFALLAGAGLITQFGGQAFINILVNLKLFPSKGMTLPLISYGGSSTLAVCFTLGLLLAITRRNPFLAREGGGLRELIERKDTPA, encoded by the coding sequence ATGACCGCGCCCGCCTATACCCCCGTCCCGCGCGGCTCCGGCAAATATCTGCCCCCGGTTCCGGTGCAGCGCCGCTGGCGTGACGAAGTGCGGATCTGGTGGCGCGAGATCGACAAGGTGCTGCTTGGCCTCATCGTGCTGCTGATGGGGATCGGCCTGTTGGCGGTTGCCGCTGCCTCGCCCGCCAGCGCTGACCAGCTTTCCACCGCCAAGGTGACGCTTGACGAATTCATGTTCTTCAAGCGCCATGTCGTGTTCCAGCTGATGGGCCTTGGCCTGATGATCGGCCTCAGTTTTCTTGACCGGGATCAGGCGCGCAGGCTTGGCATTCTTGTTGGCGCGGTGATGCTGGCGCTGCTGTTTGTGGTGCCTTTCATCGGTGAGGAAAAGAACGGCGCGCGGCGCTGGATCAATGTCGGGATGAGCCTTCAGCCCTCGGAATTTCTGAAGCCCGGCTTCGCGATCATCTGCGCCTGGGTGCTGAGCTGGCGGCTGCGCGATCCGCATTTGCCTGTGGTCGCCTATGTCACCGGTTTCTTTGGGCTGATTGCAGCGCTGCTGATGCTTCAACCCAACCTTGGCGATGCGATCCTGTTCGGCGGGATCTGGCTGGTGATGGTGTTGCTGGCCGGGGTGGCGTGGCAGCGCATCGCCGGGCTGATCGGCGGGGGTCTTGGCCTGCTGGTGCTGGCCTATATCTTCTATGACAACGCTCGCCACCGCATTGACGGATTTCTCGGCGGAGGCACGGCCTTCGATCAGGTCGATCTGGCCCAGCGCACCATCACCGCCGGCGGCTGGACCGGCAGCGGATTGTGGCTCGGCATCCGCAAGATGAACCTGCCCGAAGCGCACACCGATTACATCTTCTCGGTGATCGGCGAGGAATTCGGCCTGATCATGTGCGGGATCATCGTGTTGCTCTATTGCGGGCTGGTGCTGCGCGCGCTGACCCGGATGGTAGGTGAGGACAACCTGTTCGCGCTGCTGGCCGGCGCGGGCCTCATCACCCAGTTCGGCGGGCAGGCCTTCATCAACATCCTCGTCAATCTCAAGCTGTTCCCGTCCAAGGGCATGACTTTGCCGCTGATTTCCTATGGCGGTTCATCGACACTGGCGGTGTGCTTCACGCTTGGGCTATTGCTGGCGATCACACGGCGCAATCCGTTCCTCGCCCGCGAAGGCGGCGGCTTGCGCGAGCTGATCGAACGCAAGGATACGCCCGCATGA